The Daphnia carinata strain CSIRO-1 chromosome 2, CSIRO_AGI_Dcar_HiC_V3, whole genome shotgun sequence genome has a segment encoding these proteins:
- the LOC130698289 gene encoding uncharacterized protein LOC130698289, producing the protein MFQMCWTDCSCWRLIGIKLYLILIVINFLAVDGLKLLQVSIPPLKLTGQTARLACQYDLEGDTLYSIKWYKGGREFFRYVQRDQPPMQVFPVEGVKVDKSQSDQFQVTLVHLTISSTGRYKCEVSVDAPSFQTSFNTVEMNVVALPEFGPRINTKGFFSFDSNVTLGNSAYRILKSDDNYHRSYHLYYSRQSNARDNDEIQINCTSSRSKPAAELHWYVNGFKVKGEHMIEYAPFIDDKASNSSTLLETSILGLRWKWMIAASNDNHQEMDAVITFNCTAAVGSVYWSSTALTLSPETGVGAKSRPMLMYHGSHLSSNAISVTSITWPVAFLYGIFLVFSSFCRHYG; encoded by the exons atgtttcaaatgtGCTGGACTGATTGTTCGTGTTGGCGTCTAATTGGCATCAAACTCTATTTAATTTTGATTGTCATCAACT TCTTGGCTGTGGATGGACTCAAGTTGCTTCAAGTGTCTATTCCGCCATTGAAATTGACGGGACAAACAGCTCGACTTGCTTGTCAATACGACCTCGAAGGAGACACGCTTTACTCTATTAAATG gTATAAAGGTGGGCGTGAGTTTTTCCGTTACGTTCAACGTGACCAGCCACCGATGCAAGTGTTTCCAGTTGAAGGCGTCAAAGTGGAC AAAAGCCAATCGGACCAGTTCCAAGTCACCCTGGTTCATTTAACTATTTCATCGACAG GTCGTTACAAATGCGAAGTATCAGTTGATGCCCCATCATTCCAGACGTCCTTCAACACTGTCGAAATGAATGTTGTCG CTTTACCAGAATTCGGACCTCGGATCAACACCAAGGGTTTTTTCTCGTTCGATTCCAACGTGACACTCGGCAATTCTGCTTACAGAATATTAAAAAGTGATGATAACTATCATCGATCGTATCATTTGTATTATTCACGGCAATCCAACGCTCGTGATAATGacgaaattcaaatcaattgCACGTCGAGTCGTTCAAAACCAGCAGCCGAACTTCATTGGTACGTCAATGGTTTCAAG GTGAAGGGGGAGCACATGATTGAATATGCCCCATTTATTGACGACAAGGCAAGTAATTCTAGCACGTTATTGGAAACGTCTATACTGGGACTCAGATGGAAATGGATGATAGCGGCGTCTAATGATAATCACCAAGAAATGGATGCTGTAATTACTTTCAATTGTACGGCAGCCGTTGGCTCTGTTTACTGGAGCTCGACAGCGTTAACGCTCAGTCCCGAGACGGGGGTCGGTGCCAAATCACGACCAATGTTGATGTATCACGGGAGCCATCTATCCTCAAATGCAATTTCTGTTACTTCAATCACATGGCCAGTAGCTTTTCTTTATGGTATCTTTCTTGTCTTTTCATCTTTCTGCAGGCACTATGGCTAG
- the LOC130698290 gene encoding adhesive plaque matrix protein-like, which yields MNIYYVTSLVLLGLLAISFADEVKPYGPYDKLEGYFQYANVPAEGEYEFGFNRGNSDHHVSRHEQYKDGNFRTKVKWADAYEGHGEHAWDYNHGGYKGDYKPDYKPDYKPDYKPDYKPDYKPDYKPDYKPDYKPDYKPDYKPDYKPDYKPDYKPDYKPDYKPDYKPDYKPDYKPDYKPDYKPDYKPQYQPEYKPEYEADYKPDYKPEYKPSYKPEYKPEYEPEYKPEYQADYKPEYQADYKPDYKPEYKPEYKPEYKPEYKPSYETSYQQTAYKSPAAYDVPVYKPTAYKSTGYERIYRGAFRP from the exons ATGAACATCTATTACGTG ACGAGTTTGGTCCTTTTGGGTCTTTTGGCCATCTCATTCGCTGACGAAGTGAAACCGTACGGTCCTTACGACAAGTTGGAAGGCTATTTCCAGTACGCTAACGTTCCAGCGGAAGGTGAATATGAATTCGGTTTTAATCGTGGCAATTCCGATCATCACGTGTCACGTCATGAACAATACAAAGACGGCAACTTCCGCACAAAG GTCAAGTGGGCCGACGCTTATGAGGGTCATGGCGAACATGCTTGGGATTACAACCATGGCGGCTACAAGGGCGATTACAAGCCGGACTACAAGCCGGACTACAAGCCGGACTACAAGCCGGACTACAAGCCGGACTACAAGCCCGACTACAAGCCCGACTACAAGCCCGACTACAAGCCCGACTACAAGCCCGACTACAAGCCCGACTACAAGCCCGACTACAAGCCCGACTACAAGCCCGACTACAAGCCCGACTACAAGCCCGACTACAAGCCCGACTACAAGCCCGACTACAAGCCCGACTACAAGCCCGACTACAAGCCCGACTACAAGCCACAATACCAACCCGAGTATAAGCCGGAATACGAGGCGGACTACAAGCCAGATTACAAACCCGAATACAAACCCAGCTACAAGCCAGAATACAAGCCCGAGTACGAACCCGaatacaagccggaataccaAGCTGattacaagccggaataccaAGCTGATTACAAGCCCGATTACAAGCCAGAgtacaagccggaatacaagccggaatacaagccggaatacaagcCCAGCTATGAAACTTCGTACCAACAGACAGCATACAAATCCCCGGCAGCCTACGATGTCCCTGTCTACAAGCCCACTGCCTACAAGTCGACAGGATACGAACGTATTTACCGTGGCGCTTTCAGGCCTTAA
- the LOC130698291 gene encoding uncharacterized protein LOC130698291, which yields MQQARTARLSTHRDTLASLSSASTSQNGKKRKNSQGQNQQVVGKISNKKIKFEGNSVADDFSDEEQAPWANFQSFSPRKMSWMLQKTFAESRENRRMINEMQEAARVRECAEDYDAEFSDCWNYAPKSKQLPRYPLFTMNALEEVEEGLSSEPNAGLRLMNYELLLLPHPDAQQFLFNILNFLLHSDLAIEFTYTGKVTQNSFKSLHLCEVIKKTVRKKFPNTDESFFADRIANWLSRCKKKYAKRSNKQNKQF from the exons ATGCAGCAGGCACGCACTGCACGACTATCTACCCACCGTGATACACTGGCATCTCTGTCGTCAGCTTCTACTAGCCAGAATG gaaagaaaagaaaaaattctcaAGGACAAAATCAGCAAGTTGTTGGTAAaatttccaataaaaaaatcaaatttgaagGAAATAGCGTTGCCGATGACTTTTCTGATGAAGAACAGGCTCCATGGGCAAATTTTCAATCATT CTCGCCACGTAAGATGAGCTGGATGTTGCAGAAAACGTTTGCTGAGAGTAGAGAAAACCGAAGAATGATCAACGAAATGCAAGAAGCCGCACGTGTAAGGGAATGTGCCGAAGACTACGATGCAGAGTTTAGTGATTGTTGGAACTATGCCCCCAAATCTAAACAACTTCCAAGATATCCACTGTTCACCATGAATGCACTGGAAGAGGTGGAAGAGGGATTGTCTTCAGAACCAAATGCTGGCTTGCGTTTa ATGAATTACGAGCTGCTACTTTTACCTCATCCTGATGCACAGCAATTCTTATTCAACATTCTCAATTTCTTGCTGCATTCGGATCTGGCTATTGAGTTCACTTACACAGGGAAAGTAACTCAAAATAGTTTTAAATCTCTTCATTTATGTGAAGTCATTAAAA AAACAGTAAGAAAAAAGTTTCCCAACACCGACGAATCATTCTTTGCAGATCGTATTGCTAATTGGTTGTCGAGATGCAAGAAAAAATACGCGAAACGAAGtaacaagcaaaacaaacagttttaa
- the LOC130698265 gene encoding uncharacterized protein LOC130698265, which produces MKRSHSSLETVELVKEVENTQPSTSVEVSKNQKLVKKPTVEEAIHYVEDTPYNTSSTHKQKSTEELMSQMMEKVSNEIKEIKQILNEMQHTLKSVVAVLMPTQTGNDSPIDAEKNQAICSDGIEQAENTDLVFEYHTYPLETVEALYAVETLLAVDAKYFSDLVNSNLFKSLPHSTFKLYTTMILKRLFSNELAIQFTINGNLDFHATVLRCFDSLRLYYVIKGMCHPF; this is translated from the exons atgaaacgatCACATAGTTCTTTAGAAACGGTTGAACTTGTAAAAGAGGTTGAAAACACGCAGCCGTCTACCTCTGTAGAGGTTTCCAAAAATCAGAAACTTGTGAAGAAGCCCACAGTGGAAGAAGCCATCCATTATGTAGAGGACACACCTTACAACACTTCTTCGACTCATAAGCAGAAAAG CACGGAAGAACTGATGAGCCAGATGATGGAGAAGGTGTCAAACGAaattaaagaaatcaaacagaTTCTGAATGAAATGCAGCATACTCTGA AATCAGTTGTTGCTGTGCTAATGCCTACACAAACTGGAAATGATTCTCCAATTGACGCGGAAAAGAATCAAGCAATATGTTCTGACGGGATTGAGCAAGCAGAAAATACTGATTTAGTATTTGAATATCATACATACCCATTGGAAACTGTGGAGGCATTATATGCAGTTGAGACACTCCTAGCAGTAGATGCCAAATACTTCTCTGACCTT GTCAACAGCAACCTGTTTAAGTCATTGCCAcattcaactttcaagctATATACGACAATGATTCTGAAACGGTTATTTAGTAACGAATTGGCTATTCAATTCACAATAAATGGAAATCTAGATTTCCATGCAACAGTTTTACGCTGTTTCGATTCCCTTCGGCTGTATTACGTCATCAAGGGTATGTGTCATCCATTTTAG